A DNA window from Ranitomeya imitator isolate aRanImi1 chromosome 2, aRanImi1.pri, whole genome shotgun sequence contains the following coding sequences:
- the RAB14 gene encoding ras-related protein Rab-14: MATAPYNYSYIFKYIIIGDMGVGKSCLLHQFTEKKFMADCPHTIGVEFGTRIIEVSGQKIKLQIWDTAGQERFRAVTRSYYRGAAGALMVYDITRRSTYNHLSSWLTDARNLTNPNTVIILIGNKADLEAQRDVTYEEAKQFAEENGLLFLEASAKTGENVEDAFLEAAKKIYQNIQDGSLDLNAAESGVQHKPSAPQGGRLTSEPQPQREGCGC, translated from the exons ATGGCCACTGCACCGTACAACTACTCCTATATCTTCAAGTATATCATAATCG GTGACATGGGAGTTggaaaatcctgcctgctgcaccaaTTCACAGAGAAAAAAT TCATGGCAGACTGTCCTCACACTATCGGGGTTGAGTTTGGTACCCGGATAATTGAAGTCAGTGGACAGAAGATAAAGCTGCAGATCTGGGACACGGCGGGTCAAGAGCGGTTCCGGGCCGTCACCCGCAGCTATTACCGGGGAGCAGCTGGCGCATTGATGGTGTATGACATTACTAG GAGAAGCACATATAATCATCTAAGCAGCTGGCTGACTGACGCCCGGAACCTCACCAACCCCAACACT GTCATCATTCTTATAGGCAATAAAGCAGACCTGGAAGCGCAGCGTGACGTCACGTATGAGGAAGCCAAGCAGTTTGCTGAGGAGAATG GTCTCCTGTTCTTGGAGGCGAGTGCAAAAAC AGGCGAGAACGTAGAAGATGCGTTCCTGGAGGCGGCCAAGAAAATCTACCAAAATATCCAGGACGGAAGCCTAGATCTGAATGCTGCCGAGTCTGGGGTACAGCACAAGCCATCAGCACCCCAAGGAGGCCGGCTAACCAGTGAACCCCAACCTCAGAGAGAAGGCTGTGGCTGCTAG